CCCTGACATTGGGTGTGATGATCTACATCAGTTGGCAGATCACCCTTCTCGCCCTGGTGCTGCTCCCGGTGTTCGTGATCCCGGCGCGTCGGATGGGAGGCCGGATGGCCGCCCTGTCGCGGGAGGCGGCCGAGCACAACGCCCGCATGTCGACGCAGATGACCGAGCGGTTCTCCGCACCCGGCGCCACCCTGGTGAAGCTGTTCGGACGGCCCGACCTGGAATCCCGCGAGTTCGCCGACCGCGCAGATCGCGTGCGCGACATCGGCGTCCGGCGCGCGATGCTGCAGGCCTACTTCTTCACCGCGCTGACCCTCGTGTCAGCACTCGCGCTCGCACTGGTCTACGGCCTCGGCGGATGGCTTGCGGTGCACGAACATCTGTCGGCGGGAGCGGTCGTGTCCCTCGCCCTGTTGCTGACCCGGATGTACGCACCGCTCACCGCCCTGGCGAACGCCCGCGTCGAGATCATGAGCGCGCTGGTCAGTTTCGAGCGCGTCTTCGAGGTCCTCGACCTGACCCCGCTGATCGTCGACGCCCCGGATGCCCGCCCGGTACCCGGCACCGAGAGCGGCCGGCCGGTGCCGGTGTCGGTCCGCTTCGAGGACGTCTCCTTCGCCTACCCGTCGGCCGACAAGGTCTCGCTGGCGTCTCTGGAAGAGGTTGCGCAGCTGGACAACCGGGCCGGACAGACGGTCCTGCACCACGTGGATCTCGATGTCCCCGCGGGCAGCATGGTGGCCTTGGTCGGCAGTTCGGGTGCCGGCAAATCGACCATCGCCGGTCTCGCCACCCGGCTCTACGACGTCGACGAGGGCTCGGTCCGGCTCGCCGGCGTCGACATCCGCGACCTGCAGATCGCCTCGGTGCATCGCACGGTCGGCCTGGTCACGCAGGACGGTCACCTCTTCCACGACACCATCCGCGCCAATCTCGTTCTGGCACGGCCCGACACCTCTGACGAGGAGATCTGGGACGCGTTGCGTCGCGCCCGCCTCGAGGATCTGGTGAAGTCGTTGCCCGACGGACTCGACACCATCGTCGGCGAACGCGGCTACCGGCTCTCCGGCGGTGAGCGGCAACGGATGACGATCGCGCGCCTGCTGCTCGCACAGCCGTCGGTGGTGATCCTCGACGAGGCGACCGCCCACCTGGATTCGACCTCGGAGGCGGCGGTTCAGGAAGCGTTGGGCGAGGCCCTCGAAGGCCGCACCTCGATCGTCATCGCGCACCGGCTCTCGACGATCCGCGCCGCCGACCAGATCGTGGTGCTCGAGGCGGGACGCGTCGTCGAACGTGGCGAGCATCCGACGCTCCTCGCGCGCAACGGACGCTACGCCGAGCTCTACCGCACCCAGTTCGCCGACGGCGGCGACGAGGACGACGACGGCACGCTGAGTGCCTAGGCCTTCGAGGCTCGTCGCTGCGCTCCTCGCACCTCAGGCAGCACGGGTCACTGCTCGTCTTCGAGGTCGTCGAAGGTGTCGATCAGCGGACGGCGGGGTTTCTTCGGATCGTTCACCCGCTCGCTCAGGCGGCGGCGGATCTGCGTGGCGATCAGCACGATGTTGACCACGATGACGGCGATGCCGACGGCCACCCAGAACCAGCGGCCGTCCTGCCACCAGCCGACGGTCAGCCAGCCGACGCAGACGATGAGGATGGCCGCTCCGATGCTGGTCATCGTCGTCGACAGCGTCTGTGCGCCGCGGGAGAAGTCGGGGCCGGTACTCACGGGAACTCCTGGATAGAACGGTTGCTGGCGATCAGTTCTGGATTCGATCACGCCTGGACTACGACGACGACCGCGATCAGGATGGCCACCACCACTATCGCAGTGACGACGAACAGGATCTGGGCCGGGCCCGGCATCTGTCCGCCGCGCTGGAGCACGCGCAGCGTGCGACGCCAGCGCCACGCACCGATCAGTGCGAGGGAGCAGCCCAGGGCGACGAGGACGAGCCCCAGGACCAATTCGAGGACCGGGTTGTCGATGTCGGGGGCCAGATAGACGATCGCCATCCCGGCGGCCATGAACCCGAGGGCGGTGCGCACCCACGCGAGGAGCGTGCGCTCGGCGGCGAGGGTGAAGCGCGCGTCGATCGCGCCAGGCGGGGTTGCGGGCGGTGAGGCGCGTGGCGTCGTACCCTCGCCGGGGCCGGCGCCTGCTCCGTCAGCCGGCCCGTTGGTCCTCTCGGTCGTCAGTGCTCTTGCCCTCTCGGATCGCATCTTTCGCGAAGGCCGCGGTGGCCTCGATGGCGTGGATCGTCTCCGCGTGATGCGAGGCGAGCACCGGGAACGCGTGTACCTGCCAAGCGTAACTGTGGGCGAGTGCCTCGACCCCGGCCTCGTCGAGGATCTCGATCAGACCGATGACGTCCGGTTCGAGCATCTCCCCCTCGGCGGTGACCATGACCGTCGGCGGGAACTCGACCGGGTCGAGGTCGGCGATGCGGCGCACCCCGGTCAGCGGCACGGGACCGCGATCGAACTGCGGTGCCAGCTTCGCCATCTTCGACTTCGGAATGTAGGCGTCGGAGCGGCTGGACCGGTCCGGGTTGGTGCCCAGGTCGACGTCGAGCAGCGGGGAGAAACCGATGAGTGCGGCCGGGGCGGGCAGTCCGCGTTCGACGGCTGCCTCGACGACCTTGGCCGCCAGGAACCCGCCCGCCGAGTCACCGGCCACGATGATCCGCCGGTAATGGCGTTCGTTGATGAGTTCGGCATAGGCATCGACGGCGTCGGCCACCGACGCGCCCACACCGGCCTGCGGCAGCTGCCGGTACTCGAGCGAGAACACCGGGATCTCGCAGGCCCGGGCCAGCCGCGCGGCGATCGACCGGTGGGTACCGAGACCGCAGACGACGAAAGCACCACCGTGGAGGTACAGCATGGCCGTGTCGCTGTCGCGACGCGACGGCCCGGCCGGCATGACCAGTTCCGTGGAACGCCCGGCGAGGGTGAGCTGCTCGCGCACCACGCCGCGGGGCTTGGGTCCCACGGCGACGACGCGGTCGATGAGAAACAATCCGGCCATGCCCGCCTTGTTGATCGGCCACAGCGTGAGCAGCGGCTTCAGGAACACACGCGAGCCGAACCAGATGGGATAGGACAGGAGACTCGGCCGCCGGTGATGAACGATGGGCATGACTTCCTCCTGGTCTGAGCCGAAGCTACACCCTCGGCCCTCCCGTATATCCGTTAATTGCGGAGCAAAACATTCATCGAGCCGCAGTCTGCCGTCCACCCGGGTCCGCTATATTCTCGGACTCGTGACGAGACGGTGGCTGTGACGGTGCAGATCCCTTCGCAGTTCCTGCTGTCCGCTCAGGCAGGCGATCCGCGGACCCTCTGCGACATCCTCACCGCGACGGCCCGGGCGCACCCCGATTCCCCCGCGATCGACGACGGCGATGTCGCCCTCACCTATGGTCAGCTATTGGCACTGATCCGGCGCACCGTCGCGCGTTTTGCCGAGTTCGGCGTCGGCCACGGCAGTCGCGTCGGGATCCGGATGCCCTCCGGTTCACGGGACCTCTACGTCGCCATCCTGGCCACCCTCTACGCGGGAGCCGCCTACGTCCCCGTCGACGCCGACGACCCGGACGAACGCGCCGAACTCGTCTTCGGCGAGGCCGGGGTGGATGCCATCGTCGACGCCGACGGCCCTCGGCGGATGAAACCCGACACCGGCGCCGCCGCGGCACCGGCACGTCCGACCCCCGGCGACGACGCGTGGATCATCTTCACCTCCGGCTCCACCGGGACGCCGAAGGGAGTGGCGGTCACCCACCGGAACGCGGCCGCCTTCGTCGACGCCGAGGCACACATGTTCCTCCCCGACGAGCCGATCGGCCCCGGTGACCGTGTCCTGGCGGGGCTGTCGGTGGCCTTCGACGCCTCCTGCGAGGAGATGTGGCTCGCCTGGCGCAACGGCGCCTGCCTCGTCCCGGCGCCCCGATCGCTGGTGCGCAGCGGTATGGATCTGGGTCCGTGGCTGGTGGCCCGCGACATCACCGTCGTCTCGACCGTTCCGACGCTGGCCTCGCTGTGGCCGCCGGAGGCCCTGGAAGCGGTACGGCTGTTGATCTTCGGTGGCGAGGCGTGCCCGCCCGAGCTCGCCGACCGCCTCGCCGTGCCCGGCCGCGAGGTGTGGAACACCTACGGTCCCACCGAGGCCACGGTCGTGGCCTGCGCCGCCCCGCTCGGCGGACCCGGTCCGGTACGCATCGGATTACCTTTGCGCGGTTGGGATCTCGCGGTCGTCGACGCGGACGGCAACCCCGTCGCCGAGGGCGAGGTCGGCGAGCTCGTCATCGGCGGCGTCGGGCTGGCCCGCTACCTCGACCCGGCCAAGGACGCCGAGAAGTACGCACCGATGCCGACGCTGGGGTGGGAACGCGCTTACCGCAGTGGCGATCTCGTTCGGCTTGATCCCGCGGGACTGATATTCATGGGTCGCGCGGACGACCAGGTGAAGGTCGGCGGACGGCGCATCGAACTCGGTGAGATCGACAACGCCCTGCAGAATCTGCCCGGCGTGAGCGGAGCTGCTGCCGCGGTGCGCAGATCCGCGGCGGGCAACAGCCTGCTCGTCGGCTATCTCGTCTCCGCCGACCCCGACTTCGACGTCTCGGCAGCGCACGCCGAACTCACCCGCCACCTGCCCGCCGCGATGGTCCCGACCCTCGCTCTCGTCGACGAGCTGCCCACGCGCACTTCGGGAAAGGTTGATCGTGATGCGCTGCCCTGGCCTCTGCCGGGCAGCAGCAGACCAGTGGATGACGACGTCGAACTCGGCGAGACCGAGTTGTGGCTGGCCCAGCTGTGGACCGATGTCCTGGGCATCCGGATCACCCATCCCGACGTGGACTTCTTCGCGGAGGGCGGCGGTTCTCTCGCGGCCGCACAGCTGGTGACGGCGATCCGCGGACGCCACCCCGACATCTCGGTCGCCGACCTCTACGACCATCCGCGTCTGGGGTCGATGGCGGAGATGCTCGACGCGCGCCGCCCGGCGACCAGCATCGTCGAACGCGATGTCGCGCCCACGCCACGTGCGACGGGTCTCGCCCAGCTCGCGCTGACCGTTCCGCTGACGACCCTGACCGGTCTGCAGTGGGCAACGTGGCTCGGTGTGCTGAACAACCTGGGCGTTCTCGTGGCCGACCGGTTGGATCGGTCCGTCCCGTGGCTGGTCGAGGTGAACTGGTGGGTCCTGCTCGTCGCCTTCCTCGTCTTCATCACCCCGCCCGGCCGGATGTGCATCGCCGCGTTGGGTTCCCGCCTGCTCCTCTCGGACGTCACGCCGGGTGAGTACCCGCGCGGCGGCAGCGTGCACGTGCGTCTGTGGGTGGCCGAACGGCTCCTCGACGCGAGCGGTGCGGCGAACCTGTCCGGGGCGCCGTGGATGATCTACCTCGCCCGGGCGCTCGGGGCCCGGATCGGTCGGGACGTCGACCTGCACACGATCCCGCCGGTCACCGGTCTGCTGACGGTCGGTGAGGGCGCGTCGGTGGAGCCGGAGGTCGACCTCGCCGGCTGGTGGATCGACGGCGACGTCGTCCACATCGGGGAAATCGCGATCAAGCGCGGGGCGTCCATCGGTGCGCGGTCGACGCTGATGCCGGGAGCGGTCGTCGGACGCGATGCCGTCGTCGCACCCGGTTCGGCCGTGTTCGGCCGGGTGAAGGCGCGTCAGCACTGGGCCGGCTCACCCGCGATCAAGGTCGGCAGGGCCGCGCATCCGTGGCCCGACCACCGGCCGCCACGCGCGCGGGCGTGGGTACCGATCTACGGACTGTCGTCGCTGGTGCTGGCCGCGATCCCGCTCATCTCACTGGCCGCGGGCCTCGCCGTCATCGGTCTGTGGGCCCTCTCGGCAGATCGGTTGCGCGACGTCGCGATCCGCGCCGTGATCCTCCTACCGGCGGCGACCCTCACCAGCCTCGTCGTCTTCGCGGCGATCACCGCGGGGCTGGTGCGCCTGGCGTCGCTGGGGCTGAGCACCGGCTACCACCCGGTTCGGTCACGGGTCGGCTGGCAGGTCTGGCTGACCGAACGTCTCCTCGATGCCGCCCGCACCTACCTGTTCCCGCTCTACGCAAGCCTGCTCACGCCGATCTGGTTCCGCGTGCTGGGCGCCAAGGTCGGCAAGGGCACCGAGATCTCGACGGCACTGGTGCTGCCGCGGTTCACCACCATCGGCGACGGCGCCTTCCTGGCCGACGACACGATGGTCGCGTCGTACGAACTCGGCGGCGGCTGGCTCCACATCGACGAAGCGAAGATCGGCAAGCGCTCGTTCCTCGGCAACTCGGGGATGACCGGACCGGGCCGCAAGGTGCCCAAGAACGGCCTGGTCGCCGTGCTGTCGGCAACCCCGAACCGAGCGAAGTCGGGGTCGAGTTGGCTGGGCAGTCCCCCGGTTCGCCTGCGCCGCACCGCCGCCGAGACCGACACCTCGCGCACGTTCGATCCGTCGACGAAGCTGAAGGTCGCGCGCTCGGTCATCGAGACCCTGCGCCTCGTCCCGGTGATGGTGTCCTTCGGGCTCGGCGTCGGCATGCTGATCGCACTGCAGTACGTGGCCGTCCACGTGCACTACGGCGTCGCAGCGCTGGTCAGCGGACTGCTGCTGCTCGGGATCGGCGCCGTCGCCTGCGGCACCGCAGCAGTCGCGAAATGGCTTGTCGTCGGCCGCATCACCGTCAGCGAGCACCCGCTGTGGAGCTCCTTCGTCTGGCGCAACGAACTGTCCGACGCCTTCGTCGAGACCGTGGCCGCGCCCTGGTTCGCCAACGCCGCCACCGGGACACCGATCCTCAACCTGTGGCTGCGTCTGCTCGGTGCCCGGATCGGACGAGGCGTCTGGTGTGAGACCTACTGGCTACCCGAGGCCGATCTGGTCAGCCTCGGCGACGGTGCGACCGTCCAGCGCGGCTGCGTCGTCCAGACCCATCTGTTCCACGACCGCGTAATGGCCATCGACCGCGTCACCCTCGACGACGGCGCGACGCTGGGCCCGCACTGCGTCGCACTCCCGGCGTCAGGACTGGGCGAATCGGCGACGGTCGGGCCGGCATCGCTGGTCATGCGCGGCGACGTGGTGCCCGCCCACACCCGCTGGCAGGGCAATCCCATCGCCCCCTGGCCGACGGCGAAGTAGTTCGATCCACCAGGGAACGGTCCCCCGCTCCCCGAGGTGCGAGCGAAGCGAGCCACGAAGCCCTGGTGACGCCATGTCACCAGGGCTTCGTGGCTCGTCGCTATCGCTCCCCATACCTCAGCCGGCAGAAGGAGCGTCCTTCGGCCGGCCGGGTGGTCAGATCGCGGGTTCGGCCGGGGCCTCGACCTTCTTCGGCAGCGTCAGCAGCGTGGCGATCGACAGTGCGACCAGCATGATGCCGCCGACCCAGGTCAGAACCTGGAGCGAGAAGACCGGCAGGATGATCATCACGATGCCGGCGATCACCGAGATGATGCCGGACAGGATCAGGAACCAGGTCGGGCTGTGGCCGGACTTGGTGACCGCGGCGTAGAGGTCGGCGACGCCCTGGAAGATCCAGCCGATGCCGATGAACACGGCGAGCAGCCACAGCGCGTCACCGGGGCTGAAGACCGCGATGACACCGGCGATCAGCACGATCGCACCCACGATGCCGAGCAGCACACGGGTTCCCGTACTCAGGAACGACGCCGCGAAGGCCTGGTAGATGCGGAAGATGCCGGCGATGATCAGCGAGATCGCGAACAGGATCGCGACCACGACGATGGTCGGGCCGGGCCAGAGGATGGCAACGATGCCGAGCACGATGCCGACGATCGAGGTGATGATCAGGGCCGTCCGGACGGCGCCGATCAGTTCATCAGGGAAATGCTTCGTGTACGCCGTCGCGAAAGTCATGATCGAAGGTTATCGTCCGGCGGGCCGTGACACGCTGTCCTTGAGGGCCTCTGGCACAAACTGATACTCGTACGGGTAGTAAGTATCGAATGAACTCCATAGCGTTCTTCGAGAGGGCCGACGACCCGTCCGGCGAGATCCGGTACCGTCCGACGACCTTCGCAGCGAGTCTCTGGGCGCCCGGAACCCTCAACGGTCCGGCTGTGTGCGCGCTCGCCGCCCGGGCGGTCGAAGCGGAATTCGGCACAGAAGAGTTCCTGCCCGCCCGGTGCACGATCGATCTGTTCAAGGCCGCCCGCGACGTTCTCACCTCCACCCGGACGCGACTCGTCCGCTCCGGCGGCCGCATCCGGGTCGTCGACGTCGAGATCGTGCAGCATCCAGAGGGTGCCGACGAGGTGGTGGTGGCGCGCGGGACGACGGTGTTCCTGCGCACCTCCACCAACCCTCCGGGTGAACGGTGGCGCCGGCCGGCCGAGGCGGTCACCTTTCACCCGCCGGCGACCACCGGCGACGACCTCGCACCCCGATTCGCCTCCGATGCCCCGGACGGCGGCCTCGGCGAGTGGCAGCGCGACATGTCCCGTCACCAGAACGCGCAGCGCAAGCGGATCTGGACCCGTGCGGCCCCCATCGTGCCGGGCGAGGACCCGACGCCGTTCCAGCGCGCCGTCGTCAGCGCGGAGTCGGCGAGCCTCGTCTCGAACTGGGGCAGTGCCGGGATCGGTTTCATCAACTGCGACCTCACCGTCGCGCTGAGTCGTCTGCCCCACGGCGAACGGATCGGCGTCGAGGCGGACGTCCATCTCGAGGACGACGGCGTCTCGGTGAGCAACGCCGGTCTCTACGACGCCGACGGCATGTTCGGGACGGCGCTCGTCACGGCGGTGAACAACGCCGCCGCCCAGATCGACTTCACCACTGTGGACACCTCCGAGCGGTATCGCGAAGCCTGAGGAGACCTGTACTTACCCAGGTGAAATACTTCCCACAGGGCTCACAGGTCTTGATAAGGTCACGCCCATGACACGACGCCTTCATCGGCTTCTCCTGAGTCTCGTCGTCTCGACCCTCGCGTTTGCCCTGACGTCGACGCTGGCCTCGCCGGCGCAGGCCGGGAACGTCGCGGGCCCGGCGAGCGTCGTCAACCGCCTCACGGGCCCGTTCGCGATGAACGACACGATCGGCCGCTACAACATCGTGGGCACCGATCTGGGCGTCATGTGGGACAACGGCCGAGGTGAGATCCTCACCGCCTTCGGCGATACCCAGTCGTTCAACGGCTGGTCACTGCTCTACGGCCAGCTGTACTACTGGCGGTCCAACGTTCTGCTGCGCAGCACCGACCGCAACCTGGCCGATGGCATGACGTTCACCTCGCACGCCGGTCGTCCCGGCCACGCCAAGCGCTTGCTGAAGCCGAACGTGCGTAAAGAGGTCACCATCATCCCCACCGCGGGTGTCTCCGCCAACGGCAAGCAGTACATGACCGTCATGTCGGTCAAACGGTGGGATTCGCCGGGGATCTGGACCACCAACTGGTCGGGTCTGGTCGTCTCCGGCGACAACGGGGAGAACTGGCGCGCCCTCAACGCCTTCCGCCCGAACGGTGGCGGCAACAAGAAGTTCCAGATGGGCGCCTTCCTCAAGGTCGGCAAGACCGTCTACTACTACGGCACCCCCGACGGCCGCTGGGGCAGCGTCTATCTCGCCCGCGTCGACGAGAAGGACATCGAGAACCTCGGCAAGTGGGACTACTTCTCCTACGGCCGTTGGCTCCGCAACAACCCCGGCGCGGCCACCCCGGTGATGGGCGCACCGACCGGCGAGATGTCGGTCGCCTGGAACGACTACCTCGGAAAGTACATCTCGCTCGCCAGCCAGGACATCGGCGTGACCCTCCGTACCGCCGACAACCCTTGGGGCCCATGGACTCCCGGCGAGCTCGTGGCACCGTCCGCCGACCCCTACACCGGTTACGCGCCGTACATCCACCCGTGGTCGAAGGGCAGCACCCTGTACTTCACGTACTCGATCTCTATCGGCTATCAGGTCTACCTGATGAGGTTGCCGCTCAAGCGATGACGCCTGACGAGGTGGGGCGGTTCGGGGATCTCCACCGAACCGCCCCACCTCGCTTTCACGTCGTCAGTTCTGGCCCAGCATCGCCCGCATCTGGTCGATCTCGGCCTGCTGCGTCGTCTTGACCTGTGTGGCAAGGGCTCTGGTCGCCGGGTCGGCACCCTTGGCCAGCACCTCGTCGGCCATCGCGATGGCACCTTCGTGGTGCCGGATCATGCCCTCGAGCCACAGTCGGTCGAACTCGCCGCCGCTCGCCTGACGCAGCGCCGCCATCTGCTCGGGGGACATCATTCCCGACATGTCCCCGTGACCCATGTTCCCGTGCCCCATGTCCCCGTGGCCCATGTCGTCGCCCCCATGGTCAGGGTTGCCGTGATCCGTGCCTCCGTCGTCGTCCATGTGTCCGGCCACCGGCACACCCCACGACCTCAAACGCACTGCCATCTGGTCGATCTCGTCTTCCTGCGCGTCCTCGATGGTGTCGGCGAGGGCGATCAGTTGGCGGTTCTGCGTCCGCCCCTCGACGAGGTCTGCCATCATCACCGCCTGCCGGTGGTGAGGGATCATCTCGGTGGTGAACTCGACATCCGCGTCGTTGTGTTTCGCGGCGGGCGATTGGCCCGGCGCAGACGCATCCGCCGCTGACGACGTCGCCGGGCGGTCGGCTGTGGTGCTGCCGGAAGGCGACTCGTCGGATGAACACCCGGCGAGGGCCAGGGCGAGCGCGGCACCGACGGCGGTTCCGACCGCGACGCGGCGTCGGGCAATTGCATTGTGCTGTACATACATTGGATTTTCCTTGCTGCTGAGGGTTCTCGGATACGACGACATGGCGGACCCGGCGGATCCGCAGACGTCTCCTCAGCAGCGGATCACCTGCAATTGCAGGTGATCACGAATCGCCCACGGGGGCGGACGCCCCAGGACGACGATGCCCCGGCGAGCGGGACGGTACAACCCTGCCACCGACAGCGACAGGAATGCCCAGACCAGCAGTACGAGCACCACGGGTGGGATATCGATGCCGGCGGCGCGGGTGAACACACACGCGTGGTCGTGGTCGCCGCAGTCGTCGCCCGACATGGACGGGGGTTCGCCCATCACCGCGGCGGGCACCATCTGCGCATCTCCCACGGCGTGATGCCCGGCATGGCCGGGGTCGGCGTCGGCGTCGGGATGAGCGGGCGCCACGCCCGGACCCGCGATCACGGTGTGCATGAGCATCACCGCGAGCGCGAGAGGAAGTATCAACCCCCGGAACCAAGAAGCGGTCCGGGGCGCGGGCCGGCTCACCTCTCCCAGGCTAGCGAGGTCACGACGCGGGCGTCGAGACCTTCTCCGCGTCCGGATCCTCGCTCTCGGAGTCGACCTCCGCAGCCTCCGCGGCCAGCCGTTTCTGCCGCGGGATCAGGTACTTCCGGTCGATGATCCGGTAGGCCGCGATCACCGCCGCGGCGAGACCCCAGCCGAGCAGGATGTCGAAGATGTAGTGCTCGGCGGTGTAGACGAGGGCGAAGGCCATCGCGAACGCATACCCCATGAACAGTGTTTTTCCGAGCGCCTTGACCCGTGGCCACATGAAGAGCGCCAGCAACATCGTGAGGCCGGCATGCAGCGACGGGATGGCTGCGACGAGATTGGACTTGCCCTGTCCGAGCGTGACGAGCTGCGAGGCCATGCTGATGTTCAGGAAGTTCCAGCCGCGCGCGGAGATCCGCTCGACGTACGGTTCCGCATCGGGATACGCATTGTCCAGGGGTCCGAGGAGACCTCCCGGTTCGTTGGCGTCCTGCGAGTACATACAGATCGGGTCGCGGGGGTAGTCCTGCACCTCGACCGCGGTGCACCGTGCCGCCGCCCACGGGGGTGCGCCGGGAACGAGGGTGTAACCGATGAGCGCGAGGAACGTGGTCGCCACGAAGCAGGCCGCGTACCGGCGCCAGGCGTGGCGGTCCTTCAGCCACAGCCATGCCGCCACCGCGTACGGGACGATGAAGTACGACATGTAGACGACGCTGACGATGACTTCCCACCACGGAGGACTCGCCTGTTTGAGCTGTTCCTGTAGCCACGCGGTCGGGGTGACGTCACCACCCATGAGCCATTTGTCGAAGTCGATCGCCAGGTGCCAGTGGGTCGGCATGCCGACGATCTGGGCGATGTTGCGCGTCCAGTCGTAGAGGATCAGGATCAGCGCGAACGGCGCCCAGTCGAGGATGATCGTTATGAACCTGCGGCGCCCGATGCTCGCCGCCGCCAAGCCGAGGCACAGCAGGATGATGAGCCGCGTGCGGTCCCACGCCAGGCCCTCGAGGTAGATGTGCACTGCCATCACCAGGAACCAGGCCGTGACCGCGATCCGGCGGACCATGGTCAGGTCGCGGCGGTTCTCCGGATGGGCCTCCATCTCGGCAGCGGCGGCCAGGTCGTCGAAGACCGGCGCCATCTCCGGCGGGTCGACGTCCGATCCTGACCGGCCGGACGTCGACAGGCTTCCATCCGCCGAGGTCGTGTCATCGGGCTTCTGGCCCTCACTGCGCTCCGAGGACTTACCCGGCCGCGGGAAGCCCACCGACTCGTCAACACTCACCCGACACAATCCCGCCCGTCACACCCCTCAGGGCACCCACGCTCGTAACCTGCCGTCAGTGTAGTGGCCATGTCCGGTTGGTGAGCCACCGCTGCGCAGCACGTGTGCGCCAGTCGTCGCGACCACGGCGATCACCCGCGCCGACGACCCGTTTCGACGGA
The sequence above is drawn from the Gordonia rubripertincta genome and encodes:
- a CDS encoding HdeD family acid-resistance protein, yielding MTFATAYTKHFPDELIGAVRTALIITSIVGIVLGIVAILWPGPTIVVVAILFAISLIIAGIFRIYQAFAASFLSTGTRVLLGIVGAIVLIAGVIAVFSPGDALWLLAVFIGIGWIFQGVADLYAAVTKSGHSPTWFLILSGIISVIAGIVMIILPVFSLQVLTWVGGIMLVALSIATLLTLPKKVEAPAEPAI
- a CDS encoding DUF202 domain-containing protein, translating into MRTALGFMAAGMAIVYLAPDIDNPVLELVLGLVLVALGCSLALIGAWRWRRTLRVLQRGGQMPGPAQILFVVTAIVVVAILIAVVVVVQA
- a CDS encoding Pls/PosA family non-ribosomal peptide synthetase, with the translated sequence MQIPSQFLLSAQAGDPRTLCDILTATARAHPDSPAIDDGDVALTYGQLLALIRRTVARFAEFGVGHGSRVGIRMPSGSRDLYVAILATLYAGAAYVPVDADDPDERAELVFGEAGVDAIVDADGPRRMKPDTGAAAAPARPTPGDDAWIIFTSGSTGTPKGVAVTHRNAAAFVDAEAHMFLPDEPIGPGDRVLAGLSVAFDASCEEMWLAWRNGACLVPAPRSLVRSGMDLGPWLVARDITVVSTVPTLASLWPPEALEAVRLLIFGGEACPPELADRLAVPGREVWNTYGPTEATVVACAAPLGGPGPVRIGLPLRGWDLAVVDADGNPVAEGEVGELVIGGVGLARYLDPAKDAEKYAPMPTLGWERAYRSGDLVRLDPAGLIFMGRADDQVKVGGRRIELGEIDNALQNLPGVSGAAAAVRRSAAGNSLLVGYLVSADPDFDVSAAHAELTRHLPAAMVPTLALVDELPTRTSGKVDRDALPWPLPGSSRPVDDDVELGETELWLAQLWTDVLGIRITHPDVDFFAEGGGSLAAAQLVTAIRGRHPDISVADLYDHPRLGSMAEMLDARRPATSIVERDVAPTPRATGLAQLALTVPLTTLTGLQWATWLGVLNNLGVLVADRLDRSVPWLVEVNWWVLLVAFLVFITPPGRMCIAALGSRLLLSDVTPGEYPRGGSVHVRLWVAERLLDASGAANLSGAPWMIYLARALGARIGRDVDLHTIPPVTGLLTVGEGASVEPEVDLAGWWIDGDVVHIGEIAIKRGASIGARSTLMPGAVVGRDAVVAPGSAVFGRVKARQHWAGSPAIKVGRAAHPWPDHRPPRARAWVPIYGLSSLVLAAIPLISLAAGLAVIGLWALSADRLRDVAIRAVILLPAATLTSLVVFAAITAGLVRLASLGLSTGYHPVRSRVGWQVWLTERLLDAARTYLFPLYASLLTPIWFRVLGAKVGKGTEISTALVLPRFTTIGDGAFLADDTMVASYELGGGWLHIDEAKIGKRSFLGNSGMTGPGRKVPKNGLVAVLSATPNRAKSGSSWLGSPPVRLRRTAAETDTSRTFDPSTKLKVARSVIETLRLVPVMVSFGLGVGMLIALQYVAVHVHYGVAALVSGLLLLGIGAVACGTAAVAKWLVVGRITVSEHPLWSSFVWRNELSDAFVETVAAPWFANAATGTPILNLWLRLLGARIGRGVWCETYWLPEADLVSLGDGATVQRGCVVQTHLFHDRVMAIDRVTLDDGATLGPHCVALPASGLGESATVGPASLVMRGDVVPAHTRWQGNPIAPWPTAK
- a CDS encoding ABC transporter ATP-binding protein, giving the protein MSMESVAWDMMYKSSTSPGGKRLRGDRRATLRRIGGFASPHRRRIALFLVLSVFTAVLTVVTPLLAGRVVNLITDNGAESMIVGLAVAIALIAVAEAAAGIGVRWLSSNIGEGLILDLRRAVFDHVQRMPVAFFTRTRTGALVSRLNNDVIGAQRAFSDTLSGVVSNFVTLTLTLGVMIYISWQITLLALVLLPVFVIPARRMGGRMAALSREAAEHNARMSTQMTERFSAPGATLVKLFGRPDLESREFADRADRVRDIGVRRAMLQAYFFTALTLVSALALALVYGLGGWLAVHEHLSAGAVVSLALLLTRMYAPLTALANARVEIMSALVSFERVFEVLDLTPLIVDAPDARPVPGTESGRPVPVSVRFEDVSFAYPSADKVSLASLEEVAQLDNRAGQTVLHHVDLDVPAGSMVALVGSSGAGKSTIAGLATRLYDVDEGSVRLAGVDIRDLQIASVHRTVGLVTQDGHLFHDTIRANLVLARPDTSDEEIWDALRRARLEDLVKSLPDGLDTIVGERGYRLSGGERQRMTIARLLLAQPSVVILDEATAHLDSTSEAAVQEALGEALEGRTSIVIAHRLSTIRAADQIVVLEAGRVVERGEHPTLLARNGRYAELYRTQFADGGDEDDDGTLSA
- a CDS encoding alpha/beta hydrolase, translating into MPIVHHRRPSLLSYPIWFGSRVFLKPLLTLWPINKAGMAGLFLIDRVVAVGPKPRGVVREQLTLAGRSTELVMPAGPSRRDSDTAMLYLHGGAFVVCGLGTHRSIAARLARACEIPVFSLEYRQLPQAGVGASVADAVDAYAELINERHYRRIIVAGDSAGGFLAAKVVEAAVERGLPAPAALIGFSPLLDVDLGTNPDRSSRSDAYIPKSKMAKLAPQFDRGPVPLTGVRRIADLDPVEFPPTVMVTAEGEMLEPDVIGLIEILDEAGVEALAHSYAWQVHAFPVLASHHAETIHAIEATAAFAKDAIREGKSTDDREDQRAG
- a CDS encoding acyl-CoA thioesterase domain-containing protein → MNSIAFFERADDPSGEIRYRPTTFAASLWAPGTLNGPAVCALAARAVEAEFGTEEFLPARCTIDLFKAARDVLTSTRTRLVRSGGRIRVVDVEIVQHPEGADEVVVARGTTVFLRTSTNPPGERWRRPAEAVTFHPPATTGDDLAPRFASDAPDGGLGEWQRDMSRHQNAQRKRIWTRAAPIVPGEDPTPFQRAVVSAESASLVSNWGSAGIGFINCDLTVALSRLPHGERIGVEADVHLEDDGVSVSNAGLYDADGMFGTALVTAVNNAAAQIDFTTVDTSERYREA